Proteins encoded together in one Candidatus Xianfuyuplasma coldseepsis window:
- the rplP gene encoding 50S ribosomal protein L16 codes for MLTPKRTKYRRPHRVSYEGKAKGGTEINFGDFGLMSSQGAWITNRQIEAARIAMTRYMKRQGKVWIRIFPHMAKTAKPLEVRMGSGKGAPDGFVAVVKEGTIMFEVGGVNEAVAREALRLASHKLPVTTKFVKRESGDSNES; via the coding sequence ATGTTAACACCGAAACGTACCAAATATCGTCGTCCTCATCGCGTTAGTTATGAGGGAAAAGCCAAAGGTGGAACCGAAATTAACTTTGGAGATTTCGGATTAATGTCCTCCCAAGGTGCTTGGATCACCAACCGCCAAATTGAAGCAGCTCGGATTGCCATGACACGTTATATGAAACGTCAAGGGAAAGTATGGATTCGCATCTTCCCTCACATGGCAAAAACCGCAAAACCGCTCGAAGTACGGATGGGATCTGGGAAAGGTGCTCCTGACGGATTTGTTGCCGTTGTTAAAGAGGGTACCATTATGTTTGAAGTCGGTGGCGTCAATGAAGCAGTTGCACGTGAAGCATTGCGTTTAGCATCTCACAAATTGCCTGTCACAACGAAATTTGTAAAACGAGAAAGTGGTGATTCTAATGAAAGCTAG
- the rplV gene encoding 50S ribosomal protein L22, with protein sequence MEAKAQAKMVRISSRKVKLVIDLVRGKNVGEAIAILRLTPKAASPVVEKLIRSAVANAEHNYNMDTEALYVKEIFVGEGPTLKRFRPRAQGRASAIMKRTSHITAVVAERE encoded by the coding sequence ATGGAAGCAAAAGCACAAGCAAAAATGGTCCGAATCTCTTCTCGTAAAGTCAAGTTGGTTATCGATTTAGTACGCGGTAAAAACGTTGGAGAAGCGATCGCAATCTTACGCTTAACACCAAAAGCTGCAAGTCCCGTTGTTGAAAAGTTAATTCGTAGTGCTGTTGCGAATGCCGAACACAACTACAACATGGACACCGAAGCACTTTATGTAAAAGAAATTTTTGTAGGCGAAGGTCCTACATTGAAACGATTTAGACCACGCGCTCAAGGTAGAGCGTCGGCAATCATGAAACGAACCAGCCACATCACAGCAGTCGTGGCTGAGAGAGAATAG
- the rplR gene encoding 50S ribosomal protein L18 yields MIKTKSRNLLRKKRHLRIRKRLVGTPAKPRLNVFRSNKNIYVQIIDDVNGVTLVSASSNEKDSTITNGGNIEAAKAVGTLIAQRALKNNINTVVFDRSGYLYHGRVKALADAARAAGLVF; encoded by the coding sequence ATGATTAAAACAAAATCAAGAAATTTATTGCGAAAAAAACGTCACTTACGTATTCGCAAACGCTTAGTCGGTACTCCAGCAAAACCTCGTTTAAATGTCTTCCGTAGTAATAAAAACATCTACGTACAAATCATTGACGATGTCAACGGAGTAACCTTGGTGAGCGCATCATCAAACGAAAAAGATTCCACAATCACAAACGGTGGCAACATAGAAGCTGCGAAAGCAGTCGGAACATTAATTGCACAACGTGCACTCAAAAATAACATCAATACTGTCGTGTTTGACCGTAGTGGGTATTTATACCACGGACGTGTTAAAGCATTGGCGGACGCAGCTCGTGCAGCTGGGCTAGTATTTTAG
- the rpmC gene encoding 50S ribosomal protein L29, producing MKASEIRTWDTTKINDEITELKKELFDLRFQQATGQLENTARVGKVKKAIARMKTVLNERNE from the coding sequence ATGAAAGCTAGCGAAATTAGAACTTGGGACACTACGAAAATTAATGATGAAATTACCGAACTCAAAAAAGAATTGTTCGACCTTCGTTTCCAACAAGCAACCGGACAATTGGAAAACACCGCTCGTGTCGGTAAAGTAAAAAAAGCGATTGCGCGCATGAAAACTGTGCTCAACGAGCGTAACGAGTAG
- the rplN gene encoding 50S ribosomal protein L14, with protein MIQQESRMKVADNSGAREVLTIKVLGGSKRKYASVGDVVTVTVKAATPGGQVKKGDVLQAVIVRTKKPIRRKDGSYIKFDDNAAVLIRDDKSPRGTRIFGPVARELREAGYMKIVSLAPEVL; from the coding sequence ATGATTCAACAAGAATCGAGAATGAAAGTAGCTGACAACTCCGGTGCTCGCGAAGTCTTAACCATTAAGGTTTTGGGAGGATCCAAGCGTAAATACGCTTCGGTTGGAGATGTCGTTACCGTTACAGTGAAAGCTGCGACTCCTGGTGGCCAAGTGAAAAAAGGAGACGTATTACAAGCTGTAATCGTTCGTACAAAAAAACCAATCCGTCGTAAAGATGGAAGCTATATTAAATTTGATGACAATGCTGCTGTATTAATCCGCGATGATAAAAGCCCTCGTGGAACCCGTATTTTCGGCCCAGTAGCACGTGAGTTACGCGAAGCAGGATACATGAAAATCGTTTCGCTTGCTCCCGAAGTATTATAG
- the rpsE gene encoding 30S ribosomal protein S5 produces MDNNNRKRRQRRPRRKREPKLYEERVVNINRVTKVVKGGRRFRFSALVVIGDKKGKVGFGTGKAQEVPDAIKKAIEDAKRNLVKVPMYNSTIPHQVVGKFGAGEVFLKPAIGGTGVIAGGPVRAVLELAGVEDILSKSLGSNTPINVVRATFDAINTLRSAEQVARTRGLSVEEILN; encoded by the coding sequence ATGGACAATAATAATCGTAAAAGACGTCAACGTCGTCCTCGCCGTAAACGCGAACCAAAGCTTTACGAAGAGCGCGTTGTCAATATTAACCGGGTAACAAAAGTTGTAAAAGGTGGACGCCGTTTCCGCTTTAGCGCACTTGTCGTTATCGGGGACAAAAAAGGTAAAGTTGGATTTGGTACCGGGAAAGCCCAAGAAGTACCAGATGCCATCAAAAAAGCAATTGAAGACGCCAAACGTAATTTAGTCAAAGTGCCAATGTACAACTCCACCATCCCCCATCAAGTTGTTGGGAAATTCGGTGCTGGAGAAGTATTCTTAAAACCTGCCATCGGTGGGACCGGAGTTATCGCCGGTGGACCTGTTCGTGCCGTACTCGAATTGGCTGGAGTTGAAGACATCTTAAGTAAATCTTTAGGTTCCAACACCCCAATCAACGTCGTCCGCGCAACCTTCGATGCTATCAACACGCTTCGTAGCGCTGAACAAGTCGCTCGCACCCGCGGGTTAAGTGTAGAGGAGATCTTAAACTAA
- the rpsH gene encoding 30S ribosomal protein S8, which translates to MVMTDPIADMLTRIRNANQMKHETVDIPASKLKKEILEVLKAEGYIIGYKIIKGDVQNTLRVNLKYLNNDRVVKGLKRISKPGLRVYAKTNELPKVLNGLGIAVVSTSRGIMTDREARKQKIGGEILAYVW; encoded by the coding sequence ATGGTAATGACAGATCCTATTGCAGATATGTTGACACGTATCCGAAATGCCAACCAAATGAAACATGAAACAGTGGATATCCCTGCGTCGAAACTGAAAAAAGAAATTTTAGAAGTATTAAAAGCCGAAGGATACATCATTGGTTACAAAATCATTAAAGGTGATGTGCAAAACACGCTACGTGTAAACTTAAAATATCTGAACAACGACCGCGTTGTTAAAGGACTAAAAAGAATTTCTAAGCCTGGGCTTAGAGTCTATGCAAAAACAAACGAACTACCCAAAGTATTAAATGGACTAGGAATTGCTGTGGTTTCGACCTCTCGAGGTATCATGACCGACCGTGAAGCGCGTAAGCAAAAAATCGGCGGCGAAATCTTGGCATACGTATGGTAG
- a CDS encoding type Z 30S ribosomal protein S14 has product MAKTSMKIKAHRPAKFSSREYTRCERCGRPHAVYRKFKLCRICFRELAYKGQIPGVKKASW; this is encoded by the coding sequence ATGGCAAAAACATCAATGAAAATTAAAGCACATCGTCCCGCTAAATTTTCTAGCCGGGAATACACAAGATGTGAGCGTTGTGGTCGTCCACACGCAGTATATAGAAAATTCAAACTATGCCGTATTTGTTTCCGCGAATTAGCGTACAAAGGACAAATACCTGGCGTCAAAAAAGCTAGTTGGTAA
- the rpsC gene encoding 30S ribosomal protein S3, with product MGQKVSPVGLRIGIIKDWDARWYADKNDVADLLHEDLNIRSLLEDFYQNAAVSKIEIERSKGRVLISVHTAKPGMVFGRESKIKNEVVNKLQQLTGKEVYLNIVEIKKPDLDAKLVAENIARQLESRASFRRVQKMAIQRAMRAGAKGCKTLVSGRLGGAEMARSEGYSEGNVPLHTLRADIDYAATEADTTYGKLGIKVWIYKGEILPEKKRGGRQ from the coding sequence ATGGGTCAAAAAGTTAGTCCAGTAGGACTCCGAATTGGAATCATCAAAGACTGGGATGCTCGTTGGTATGCTGATAAAAATGATGTTGCTGATCTACTTCATGAAGATTTAAACATCCGTTCGTTATTAGAAGACTTTTACCAAAACGCAGCGGTTTCTAAAATTGAAATCGAACGTAGTAAAGGTCGCGTACTAATCTCCGTACACACCGCAAAACCAGGTATGGTATTCGGACGCGAAAGCAAAATTAAAAATGAAGTCGTTAACAAATTGCAACAATTAACTGGTAAAGAAGTATACTTAAACATCGTCGAAATTAAAAAACCAGATTTAGACGCCAAATTAGTCGCCGAAAACATCGCGCGTCAATTGGAAAGTCGTGCATCATTCCGCCGCGTTCAAAAAATGGCAATTCAACGTGCTATGAGAGCCGGAGCAAAAGGATGCAAAACCTTAGTATCAGGACGCTTAGGTGGTGCTGAGATGGCACGTAGCGAAGGATATAGTGAAGGAAATGTTCCATTACATACCTTGCGCGCAGACATCGATTACGCCGCTACAGAAGCCGATACTACATACGGTAAACTTGGAATTAAAGTATGGATTTACAAAGGTGAAATCCTTCCAGAGAAAAAACGGGGAGGTAGACAATAA
- the rplE gene encoding 50S ribosomal protein L5 — MNRLREKYDESIRPILMDKFNYNTVMATPKVLKIVVNMGVGDAITNSKALDDAVAELTLVTGQKPVITKAKKSISNFKLREGMPIGCKVTLRGERMYDFLDKLVNIALPRVRDFQGVSKTAFDGRGNYTLGVKEQLIFPEINYDKINRVRGMDIVIVTSANTDVEALELLTQLGMPFRK; from the coding sequence ATGAACCGTTTACGTGAAAAATATGACGAATCAATCCGTCCAATATTGATGGATAAATTCAACTATAACACAGTAATGGCCACCCCAAAAGTATTAAAGATCGTTGTTAATATGGGAGTAGGAGACGCCATTACAAACAGCAAGGCATTAGACGATGCCGTTGCAGAATTAACACTAGTAACAGGTCAAAAACCTGTCATCACTAAAGCGAAAAAATCGATTTCAAACTTTAAATTAAGAGAGGGTATGCCAATCGGTTGTAAAGTAACGTTACGAGGAGAAAGAATGTATGACTTTCTCGATAAACTCGTGAACATTGCTCTTCCTCGCGTTCGCGACTTCCAAGGTGTTTCCAAAACCGCATTTGACGGACGTGGAAACTACACCCTAGGTGTCAAAGAACAATTAATTTTCCCTGAAATCAACTACGACAAAATCAACCGTGTACGCGGGATGGATATTGTCATCGTAACATCGGCAAATACAGACGTTGAAGCACTGGAATTATTGACGCAGCTCGGTATGCCGTTTCGTAAATAA
- the rpsS gene encoding 30S ribosomal protein S19 → MSRSVKKGPFVDDHLYNKVEALNKEGKKRVIQTWSRRSTIFPEFIGHTIAVYNGKEHIPVYVQEDMVGHKLGEFAPTRSNRGHEKDKKASRK, encoded by the coding sequence ATGTCACGTTCCGTTAAGAAAGGTCCATTCGTGGACGACCACTTATACAACAAAGTGGAAGCACTTAATAAAGAAGGCAAAAAACGCGTTATCCAAACGTGGTCACGTCGTTCCACCATCTTCCCTGAATTTATCGGGCATACGATTGCTGTTTACAACGGTAAAGAGCACATCCCTGTATACGTTCAAGAAGATATGGTTGGGCACAAATTAGGAGAGTTCGCTCCTACAAGATCCAACCGTGGACACGAAAAAGATAAGAAAGCAAGCAGAAAGTAG
- the rpmD gene encoding 50S ribosomal protein L30 has product MAQLQIKLVKSTIAGTPNQKKTAIALGLTKLQKTVVKTDTPTIRGMINVINHLVEVKEL; this is encoded by the coding sequence ATGGCTCAACTACAAATAAAATTGGTGAAAAGCACCATTGCTGGAACACCAAACCAAAAGAAAACAGCCATCGCACTTGGCTTAACCAAATTACAAAAAACCGTCGTCAAAACCGATACTCCAACTATTAGAGGGATGATCAACGTGATCAACCACCTAGTAGAAGTAAAAGAGTTATAG
- the rplB gene encoding 50S ribosomal protein L2 has translation MALKKYKAMTNGQRHMTSLDYSELTTDKPEKSLVVNINKHSGRNNQGKITVRHQGGGYKKKYRIIDFKRNKDTIPGKVATIEYDPNRNAFIALIHYVDGEKRYIIAPKGLQVGMMIESGEAADIKVGNALPVRNIPVGTVIHNIELKPGKGGQLVRAAGTSAQILGREDRYVLVRLTSGEVRRILGTCRATIGEVGNADYNLINVGKAGKTRHMGIRPTVRGSVMNPVDHPHGGGEGRQPIGKKGPVTPWGKPALGLKTRKRNKASNKYIVRRRNK, from the coding sequence ATGGCTTTAAAGAAATATAAAGCAATGACGAATGGACAACGTCACATGACCAGCTTGGATTATTCCGAACTCACTACGGATAAACCGGAAAAATCCTTAGTTGTAAACATCAACAAGCATTCTGGACGTAACAACCAAGGTAAAATTACTGTACGCCATCAAGGTGGCGGATACAAGAAAAAATACCGTATCATTGACTTTAAACGAAATAAAGACACGATTCCTGGTAAAGTTGCTACCATCGAATACGATCCAAACCGTAATGCATTTATCGCATTAATTCATTACGTGGACGGAGAAAAACGTTACATCATCGCTCCCAAAGGTCTACAAGTAGGAATGATGATTGAAAGCGGCGAAGCTGCTGATATCAAAGTTGGAAACGCACTGCCTGTACGAAATATTCCAGTCGGTACCGTTATCCATAACATCGAATTAAAACCTGGTAAAGGTGGCCAATTAGTACGCGCCGCTGGAACCAGCGCTCAAATCTTAGGTCGTGAAGATCGTTATGTACTTGTTCGCTTAACCAGTGGTGAAGTACGTCGCATCTTAGGAACCTGCCGCGCAACCATTGGTGAAGTTGGAAACGCAGATTACAACTTAATCAACGTTGGTAAAGCCGGTAAAACAAGACATATGGGAATTCGCCCTACCGTTCGTGGTAGTGTTATGAACCCTGTCGATCACCCTCATGGTGGTGGAGAAGGACGTCAACCAATCGGTAAAAAAGGTCCTGTAACTCCTTGGGGTAAACCAGCTCTTGGTTTAAAAACTAGAAAACGAAACAAAGCTAGCAATAAATACATTGTTAGACGTCGTAACAAGTAG
- the rplW gene encoding 50S ribosomal protein L23 has protein sequence MLSSEIILRPIITEKSMLLAEQENKYTFSVDKRANKIQIKKAIEELFNVTVVKVNTMKTTPKKKRVGQYTGFKPAVAKAVVTLAEGSKIEIFNA, from the coding sequence ATGTTATCAAGTGAAATTATCTTAAGACCGATCATCACGGAAAAATCAATGCTACTTGCTGAACAAGAAAACAAATACACATTCAGCGTTGACAAACGTGCAAACAAAATTCAGATCAAAAAAGCGATTGAAGAACTCTTCAACGTTACCGTAGTAAAAGTTAATACCATGAAAACTACTCCAAAGAAAAAACGAGTAGGACAATACACAGGTTTCAAACCCGCTGTCGCAAAAGCTGTTGTTACACTAGCTGAAGGCAGTAAAATTGAAATCTTTAATGCGTAA
- the rpsQ gene encoding 30S ribosomal protein S17, producing MMERNKRRVLTGEVVSNATDKTISVLVTTYRKHPLYGKRVIQTKKFAAHDEQNQANVGDVVKIMETRPLSKSKRFRLLEIVETKA from the coding sequence ATTATGGAACGTAATAAACGAAGAGTATTAACTGGAGAAGTCGTATCCAATGCCACGGATAAAACCATCTCTGTATTAGTTACAACATATCGTAAACACCCATTATATGGTAAACGAGTCATTCAAACCAAAAAATTCGCTGCACACGATGAACAAAATCAAGCGAATGTTGGTGACGTAGTAAAAATTATGGAGACTCGCCCATTATCCAAATCAAAACGATTCCGTTTACTCGAAATCGTCGAGACCAAAGCTTAA
- the rplF gene encoding 50S ribosomal protein L6, whose amino-acid sequence MSRIGKKPITLPQGVEVTIDNHTVTVKGPKGTLEGTFNNELAISVDNNELLVERPNDSKFMRSIHGTTRALINNMITGVSDGFKKQLKMIGVGYRAQLQGNKLVILAGYSNPVEMDIPEGITVDVPKNTDIIVSGIDKQLVGEFSANVRKVRPPEPYLGKGIRYVDEYVRRKEGKTAK is encoded by the coding sequence ATGAGTCGAATTGGAAAAAAACCGATTACTCTACCTCAAGGTGTAGAAGTAACTATAGACAACCATACTGTAACCGTAAAAGGTCCAAAAGGGACATTAGAAGGTACGTTCAACAATGAACTTGCGATCTCCGTCGACAACAACGAGTTACTCGTTGAACGTCCAAACGACAGCAAATTCATGAGAAGTATCCATGGAACCACACGCGCGTTAATCAATAATATGATTACCGGTGTTAGTGATGGCTTCAAAAAACAATTAAAAATGATCGGTGTTGGGTATCGTGCCCAATTACAAGGAAACAAGTTGGTAATACTTGCTGGATACTCGAATCCAGTGGAAATGGATATTCCGGAAGGAATCACCGTTGACGTTCCGAAAAACACCGACATCATCGTGAGTGGAATTGACAAACAATTAGTTGGAGAATTCTCTGCCAACGTTCGCAAAGTTCGTCCCCCAGAACCCTATCTTGGAAAAGGGATTCGCTATGTGGATGAATATGTACGTCGTAAAGAAGGAAAAACTGCTAAATAG
- the rplO gene encoding 50S ribosomal protein L15, whose amino-acid sequence MNLSNLKPTPGSTHAKKRLGRGPGSGTGKTAGKGHKGQNARSGGGTRPGFEGGQTPLFKRLPKRGFTNHFRTEYACVNVSELNRYEEGTVVTKDMLLQDKLIRKQLDGLKILGNGELTVKLTVQADKFTKSAAAKIEAVGGTPEVI is encoded by the coding sequence ATGAACTTATCAAACTTGAAACCAACTCCTGGCTCTACACATGCTAAAAAACGTTTGGGTAGAGGTCCCGGGAGCGGTACCGGTAAAACCGCAGGAAAAGGACACAAAGGACAAAACGCCCGTAGTGGTGGAGGAACACGTCCTGGATTTGAAGGGGGACAAACACCACTCTTCAAACGTCTACCAAAGCGTGGATTTACCAATCATTTTAGAACCGAATACGCTTGCGTTAACGTAAGTGAATTAAACCGTTACGAAGAAGGTACTGTCGTTACCAAAGACATGCTTTTACAAGACAAATTAATCCGCAAACAATTAGACGGATTAAAAATCTTAGGTAATGGTGAATTAACGGTGAAATTAACTGTGCAAGCAGACAAATTTACCAAATCTGCTGCCGCTAAAATAGAAGCAGTTGGTGGAACCCCAGAGGTGATTTAA
- the rplX gene encoding 50S ribosomal protein L24 translates to MKIKKGDTVKVISGANLGKEGTVLKVYPKTNKVIVEGVNKIKKHAKPTQSNPDGGIMEYEAPIHASNVMIVEKKLGTTRIGYKTITETVKKKDITRKVRYSKKSGEVLD, encoded by the coding sequence ATGAAAATCAAAAAAGGCGATACAGTCAAAGTCATCAGCGGTGCAAACCTTGGGAAAGAAGGAACAGTCTTAAAAGTCTATCCGAAAACCAACAAGGTCATCGTTGAAGGCGTAAACAAAATCAAAAAACATGCGAAACCTACTCAATCGAACCCCGATGGTGGAATCATGGAATACGAAGCACCAATCCATGCATCCAACGTCATGATCGTGGAGAAAAAACTCGGTACTACACGTATTGGTTATAAAACCATTACCGAAACCGTGAAAAAGAAAGACATAACACGAAAAGTTCGTTATTCGAAAAAATCTGGTGAGGTATTAGACTAA